Sequence from the Rutidosis leptorrhynchoides isolate AG116_Rl617_1_P2 chromosome 3, CSIRO_AGI_Rlap_v1, whole genome shotgun sequence genome:
CGAGAATCCATTGATTCTTAAGTTTAAACTTCAAATCAATATATAGGTAAGGTATCAGTTATCCCTTTGTTACTGACATCACGTTGAGCATGAGACATGGATAGTAATCAATCTCATATTTAGCTCATACATTATGTTACTCGATCAAGAttgaaaatgataaaacaaacaccATTGAATATATCAACATAGTTTGAGCGTGGCCACGCATCTTAATCAATTTAAATCATCGAGGGGCCCGTAGATGTCAATCTCTCATCCAGATGAGAGGAACAAATCCCGTCTAGACTACACACGTCTCTCATGTGTCTCATATTATACTTAACAATAGCTTTTATGATTTCCTGACTAAAGAACAATGTTTGACTATGTCAAAGTATAACAATACTCACACTTAAGACCCAATATGTATCTACGGTCAAAGGATATAAAGATATTACCATTTTCAAGAATCATTTATGACATCGTTCCATGAAGTGATCTTGAAAGCGGGTCATGTCCAATGTTTATTCTTCAATAAACATAGGTAAATTTGGTTGCAACTCCCTTGCTCTACTTTCATCTTCATGAAAGTCAACCAACTTATTCACATTAGTCTTAACTCACAACTATTCCCATAGTTGTGATCGACTACGGACGTTTTTGAATAACGGGGTTATTCAaggatttaaacatactaataaagaACACAACAATTATTAATGAGTATGATTATCTCCAAATACACCATATCATTTAATATAAATGTTGCATAAATGTTCCAAAATATcataatactaaattacaaatcatTCTAATCATTAACATTACGAAACCCTATGCACCGAGCATGACCCTCGTGTTTTGATTGTGCCAAAGCCTTTTTAAAAGGATCAGCAaggttttgatctgtgtgaactttgcgaatacaaacATCTCTGTCTCCCACTATGTGTCGTATATAGTGGAATCTTCTAAGGATATGTTTGGTGCTGTGATGCGATCTAGGTTCTTTTGCTTGAGCAATAGcaccattgttgtcgcaaaatatTTCTATGGGGTCTTCTATGCTTGGCATCACCCCTAAATCAGCAATGAACTTTTTCATCTACGCAGCCTCTTGTGCTGCCTCCgatgcagcaatgtattcagcttcgGTAGTAGATTGTGCAACTACTTTCTGCTTAGAACTTTTCCAAGTTATAGCTCCTCCATTCAAGATAAAAGACATATCCAGATTGTGATCGTGAATCATCTCTATCAGTTTGGAAGCTAGCAACTGTGTAGCACTTTACAGTAAGATCTTCTTCCACACCACCataaatcaagaacatatctttagtccttCTCAAGTACTTTAGGATATTCTTGATAGCCATCCAGTGGCTTTCACCCGGATTTTGTTGGTATCTACTCGTCATGCTCAAAGCATACGATACATCTGGTCTTGTGCATAACATGGCATACACAATGGATCCAATTGCAGAAGTATATGGAGTTCCATTCATTCGTCTAAGCTCATCGTTTATGCTAGGACTTTGAGAATTGCTCAATATTGTACCATGTGACATTGGCAAAAATCCGCGTTTGGAATCTTGCATCTTGAATCTTTTTAGAATCTTTTCAATATATACACTTTGGCTCAAGCCGATTAGCCGCTTTGATCTATCTCTATGAATTTTTATTCCTAGAATATAAGCAGCATCGCCAAGGTCTTTCATTTGAAAACACTTCCCAAGCCAAGACTTTACCTTTTGTAAAGTTgagatgtcatttccaataagtagtatatcatctacatataagaTTAAAAATACTACTATGCTCCCACTAGCCCTTTTGTAAACACATGGATCATCTTCATTTTTGATAAAATCAAACTCTTTTATTTTCTCGTCAAAATGAAGATTCCATCTTCTAGATGCTTGCTTTAATCTGTAAATGGCTCTTTTAAGCTTACACactttattaggatacttaggatttaCAAAACCTTCTGGTTGTTCCATATAGACATCTTCACTTAAGTATCCATTAAGGaatgcagttttgacatccatttgtcatatctcatagtcataatatGCGGCTATGGTAATGAGTATTCTAATTGATTTTAGCATGGCTACTggagagaaagtttcatcatagtcaataccatgagtttgagtgaaacctttcgcCACTAGTCTTACCTTAAATGTATGTACATTTCCCTCTATATCGGTTTtttcttgaaaatccatttgctcCCAACAGCCTTGTTGTCAGGAGGTAGATCAACTAAGTCTCATACTTCGTTGTCATACATGGACTGCATCTCATCATTCATTGGCTTCATGCCATTTCTTAGATTTAGGATCTAATATAGCATCTTTGTAGTTAGTGGGCTCACTTTGATCCACTAAGAAAATGTCTTCATATCTTTGGGGACTATGACGaggtctactagatctacgaatgtcttgtgttacTTCAGGTTCCTGAGCAACCAATTGTTCAGGTTCTTCAACAATTTGTTGATAGCTAGTGCCAACCTCAGGTGTGATATTTTGTGGTTCTTGAATTTTTTCAAGTTCTACATTACTCCCACTTGCTTTATTTAATAGAAACTCCTTTTCTAGAAAAGTTGCGTGTCTAGAAACAATTGCGTGTCTAGAAACAAACACTTTGTTCTCGGTAGGAttgtagaaataatatcccatagaatcctttgggtatcccacaaaaatGCATTTGACAGATCTGGGATCAAGTTTGTTGGAAGTTTCTTGTCGAACATGAGCTTCGCAACCCCAAACTTTCAAATAAGATAAATTTGGAAcctttccatgccataactcatatggtgtcttattTACCTTTTTGGTTGGTACCATATTTAGTATGCGAGCAGCAGATAATAAGGCATAGGTCCAGAAAGATGGAAGAAGTGAAGTATgattcatcatagatcgaaccatatcaagtagggttcgattcctcctctcagaaacaccattatgttgtggtgttccgggtggagtacgTTGTGAAATAATTCCACAATTCTTTAGATGATCGTCAAACTCTTGACACAAGTACTCACCTCTTCGATCCGATCGAAGAACCTTTATCGTTTTGCCTAGCTGATTTTGAACCTCATTTTGAAACACTTTGAACGTTTCAAATGCCTCATGTTTATGTTTCAATAAGTAAACATAACCAAATCTACtgaaatcatcagtaaatgtaatgaagtatctttcaccatttcttgacatagttctaaaaggaccGCATACATCGGAATGTATAAGTCCCAAAAGATCCTTTGCTCTTTCTCCGGAACCGgagaaaggtgcctttgtcatctTCCCgcttaaacaagattcacatacatcaaataactcagagttagttgattttaaaattccatcagattggagtttggttatgcgtttcttgtttatgtgaccaagacgacaatgccatagataagtTTGATTCAAGTCATGCTTGGATTTTTTGGTGTTTATGTTATACATAgaactattattggatgaatcttgTATGTCAACTTCATATATGCCATTGTGAGGTCGTGCCTCAAAATAAAAAACATCTTTATTGAAAACTGAAATATTACCAGTAGGAAAAGCATACGAGTATCCAGATTCATACAAACGTGCAGCTGAAATAATGTTCCTAGTTAGACTAGGTACATaataacaattatttaatattaaatacaaGCCATTTGGTAATAATAGTTCATAAATGCCTATTGCTACGACCGCAACATGTGCTCCGTTGCCAACATGCAATATCAAATCGCCTGGTTTCAGCATCTTAATCTTTCTTAGTCCCTGCACATTattacaaatgtgagttccacaaccagtatcaaatacCCTTGAATTACTAGAGAAAGGAAATAGTTCTATCATATAGATACCTAAGGTGCTAGCATTGCTAGCCTTTGTCTTTTTCAGCTCTGCAAGGTAAGTCGGGCAGTTTCGCTTCCAATGACCAATTTCTCCACAATGGAAACAAGTGGCATCTTTGGCAGGTTTTTCTTTCTTCTTGACAGAATCCTTTGGGACAAACTTTTTGCCTTTGTAGTTGCCTTGACTCTTAGGTTTGCCTTTACCTTTGCCTTTAGCTTGCGACTTCTTGATTTTTCCTTCCCGAATCATGAGGACTTCAGAGGTTTTGGATGGAATATTCTTCTCGGCAGTCTTAAGCATTAAATGCAACTCCGAGATAGATTTCTCCAAATTGTTCATATTGTAGTTCAATACGAACTGGTCATATGACTTTGGTAGTGAGTTGAGGATCAAGTCTATTGCCAATTCAGGACCAATGGAAGATCCAAGCCTCTCAAGTTGATCTATGTAGCTCTTCATTTTCAGAACATAAGAGCTTACAGATGTCCCCTCTGCCATCTTGCATGCGTGTAACGCTCTGACAGTTTCAAAGCGTTGTTGCCTAGCTTGTAGTTGGAACATTTCCTTTAGCTGCTTAAGCATCTCAAAGGCATCATGATGTTCCAGGTCCTTTTGTAAGTCTGGAATCATGGTGGATAACATGAGGCATGCTACCTCTGTGGAGTCATCCGTGTGTTTAGTCCAAGCATCTCGGATGCTCTCAGTGGCATTAGCAGGGGGTTCCTCGGGAACTGGTCCATCAAGTATATACGACTTCTTTTCgactttgagaacaattctcaaatTACGATACCAGTCTAAGAAGTTTGTATCATTGAGTTTTTCCTTCTCTAAGACAGATCTTAGAGAAAGGTGGTGAACGGGTGTAGTTGCATTGGGtgacatctacaaaattaacaaagttctttTAGTATTTTAATATTTGATCCTTTAATAATTAATTACCTTAACTTTCTTATGAAAAATTAATTTGTTAAAGGCTAGAATCCAAGTTACATTTAACCTTGAGtggttggctgatgctctctccactAAGTTTAAATCAACAAGGGAGGTAGCGATTACCAATTGCAAGTCTAATACAATTTCTATATCTTAATGGGATCCTTAACAACAATTGTCAACTGGTATGTTTAATCCCATCTATGCCTTGGGCCTCTTGTGtttggctgatgctctctccacaaGAAGCAACAATTAAGTTGTCCTATTTAAAAACTATGATGTTCGGCCCAAGACTGTCATGGGAATTGCGAAGCACCATCTCGGTAATCACAAGACGACCGTAGtggttggctgatgctctctccacaaCGATGTATAAATGACAAGCGAGTGTCTTAAAAAGGATGGCATAAACTTACATTTTAAAAGGGATTTTGTGTTTTGTATTATTTCAATTTGACAAAACATTTCGTATAATAATTGTTGCATGCATTCAACAATATATTATACGTATACTTTAgataaaatcatattttatatgttGGTCTTGAGTTTATAAAATCTCTATTTTAGTCACTCAAGGCGTGTTCAATTTTTAACTAATAtcctatattaatatgtatatattgagCGCGCTAACTTAAGaccaattttaatttttaataaaactcatttttatttaaaactttatagaagagtttggtttaaatttattaaattcataatttattaaatttcataattttaatgtcaatTTTGAGCTTTATGTAAAAACTCCTTTTTATTAAAACTCATTTTATAtttttatgaaaaaccattttcaaaattatatataaatttaccaaactcttatttgtgtttgatttgttaaaaaaaaatatttttctagCATGCAAATATCCTatattcaaacatgcaacatacaaacataaacacaacaaTTAATAGGTGCATAGCCAAGCCTTTTCCTAATCAGTTTTCGTGAGCCAAACGAAGGGACCGGGTCAATCTAAGGACATAACAAATATCCATGCTCCATTGTGATGTCTTGAAGCTCCCACTTGCCTAATCAACGTTTGGTGTTGCAAATGGCTCCAAAATTGCTTAGAACTTCATCTTGAATTTTCTTCATGTCTTGTTACATTTTTATAGACAAAATATACAAGTCTACACTAATACTTTTACATCTCAAAAATAAACAAAACATGAAAaataaaattattacaaaccattgtaaATGAAAGAATAATTACAACTCAATCGATTTTCAACACAACCAAACATCAGAAAATGGTCTAAAGGCTTTCTATGTACCATGCAACTTAATATatcaactagtatatatatatatatatatatatatatatatatatatatatatatatatatatatatatatatatatatatatatatatagcaacttcTACAACCATAC
This genomic interval carries:
- the LOC139900709 gene encoding uncharacterized protein, with the protein product MSPNATTPVHHLSLRSVLEKEKLNDTNFLDWYRNLRIVLKVEKKSYILDGPVPEEPPANATESIRDAWTKHTDDSTEVACLMLSTMIPDLQKDLEHHDAFEMLKQLKEMFQLQARQQRFETVRALHACKMAEGTSVSSYVLKMKSYIDQLERLGSSIGPELAIDLILNSLPKSYDQFVLNYNMNNLEKSISELHLMLKTAEKNIPSKTSEVLMIREGKIKKSQAKGKGKGKPKSQGNYKGKKFVPKDSVKKKEKPAKDATCFHCGEIGHWKRNCPTYLAELKKTKASNASTLGTKKD